From the Theobroma cacao cultivar B97-61/B2 chromosome 2, Criollo_cocoa_genome_V2, whole genome shotgun sequence genome, one window contains:
- the LOC18610394 gene encoding vacuolar amino acid transporter 1 — MDLNPLVKTYPDIGEHAFGYKGRAIVSLFIYLELYLVAVEFLMLEGDNLNKLFPNMGFKVAGVKIGGRQAFVLLTSHVVLPTTWLKSLGMLAYVFAGGVLASFILVVCIFWVGAVNEVGFHESNVLLNWREMPTAICMFTFCYHGQSVFHTLCNSMKDRSRLFKARNNILDFYLETISCKICLGFYQFYLSASSQAPSAMDQWLFQAT; from the exons ATGGATTTGAATCCCCTCGTCAAAACCTATCCGGATATAGGTGAGCATGCTTTTGGATACAAAGGGAGAGCAATTGTATCGCTGTTCATATATCTTGAGCTGTACCTGGTTGCAGTTGAGTTTCTGATGTTAGAAGGTGACAACCTAAACAAGCTGTTTCCAAACATGGGGTTCAAAGTTGCCGGGGTGAAAATTGGAGGAAGGCAAGCCTTTGTTCTACTGACTTCCCACGTGGTTCTGCCAACTACATGGTTGAAGAGTTTGGGTATGCTTGCCTATGTTTTTGCAGGTGGGGTTTTAGCTTCTTTTATCCTTGTTGTTTGCATCTTTTGGGTTGGAGCGGTGAACGAAGTGGGGTTCCATGAAAGCAATGTGCTTTTGAATTGGAGAGAAATGCCCACTGCTATATGCATGTTTACCTTCTGTTATCATGGGCAGTCAGTTTTCCACACATTATGCAATTCAATGAAAGACAGAAGCCGGTTATTTAAGGCAAGAAACAATATTCTAGACTTCTACTTGGAGACTATTTCCTGCAAAATCTGTCTTGGATTCTATCA GTTTTACTTGTCTGCTTCATCACAAGCACCATCAGCTATGGATCAATGGCTGTTCCAGGCTACTTGA
- the LOC18610399 gene encoding uncharacterized protein LOC18610399, which produces MSDHLVLYVDRLVRPVPVQSLESEAGPSTEISGPSCSVEDKEKEVVRGGEEEEDEEEEEEPLIHAAECRICQEEDSIKNLETPCACSGSLKYAHRKCVQHWCNEKGDIICEICHQPYQPGYTAPPRPHTEETAIDIGGGWTISGTPLDLRDPRLLAIAEAERQFLEAEYDEYAASNASGAAFCRSAALILMALLLLRHALTVPDADGDDDVSTFFSLFLLRAAGFLLPCYIMAWAISILQRRRQRQEAAALAATQVAFVLQSGQRRGMQFTIASGPAATPHQESV; this is translated from the exons ATGAGTGATCACCTGGTGTTGTATGTGGACCGTCTGGTAAGGCCGGTTCCTGTACAGTCGTTGGAGTCGGAGGCTGGTCCTTCCACGGAGATTTCGGGACCGTCGTGCTCCGTGGAGGATAAGGAGAAGGAGGTCGTCCGAGGAGGCGAGGAGGAGGAGGacgaggaggaggaggaggagccGCTGATTCATGCCGCGGAGTGCCGCATTTGTCAGGAGGAAGATTCTATTAAGAATCTGGAGACTCCTTGTGCCTGCAGTGGCAGCCTCAAg TATGCACATAGGAAGTGCGTGCAGCATTGGTGCAATGAGAAAGGAGATATAATCTGCGAGATATGTCATCAG CCTTATCAGCCTGGTTATACTGCTCCACCTCGTCCCCATACTGAAGAAACCGCTATAGATATTGG TGGAGGCTGGACAATCTCTGGCACCCCTCTGGATTTGCGTGATCCTCGCCTCTTGGCCATTGCAGAGGCAGAACGCCAATTTTTGGAAGCAGAGTATGATGAATATGCAGCATCAAATGCCAGTGGAGCTGCATTTTGCCGTTCAGCTGCTCTAATT TTAATGGCGCTTCTGTTATTGCGGCATGCATTGACTGTTCCAGATGCTGATGGAGATGATGATGTGTCTACTTTTTTCTCT CTTTTCTTGCTTCGAGCTGCTGGATTTCTCTTGCCATGCTACATCATGGCTTGGGCCATCAGTATATTACAGCGCCGAAGGCAAAGACAG GAAGCAGCAGCGTTGGCCGCAACACAGGTTGCTTTTGTGTTACAATCTGGGCAACGTAGGGGTATGCAGTTTACCATTGCATCAGGACCAGCGGCGACTCCACACCAGGAAAGTGTTTGA
- the LOC18610395 gene encoding vacuolar amino acid transporter 1 translates to MLFPVKVEWASTHLHSLLPQTKQFILIEENNGCAYLSTSKQQTSTYSSYIYATLWVPEWHKMDISKAEKLESQNELPQPQQQGRGTSFLRTCFNGLNALSGVGILSIPYALAQGGWLSLLLLVLVAVLCWYTGLLLQRCMDLNPLIKTYPDIGEHAFGYKGRAIVSLFMYLELYLVAVEFLILEGDNLDKLFPNMGFKVAGLKIGGRQAFVLLTSLVVLPTTWLKSLGMLAYVSAGGVLASFILVVCIFWVGAVDGVGFHESNVLLNWRGMPIAISMFTFCYCGHSVFPTLCSSMRDRSRFSNVLFVCFITSTINYVSMAVLGYLMYGEHLKSQVTLNLPIKTISTKIAIYTTVINPLTKYAIITAPITTAIEEKSLFGNSRSLSIIIRTALVISTVIVALTVPFFGYIMAFIGSFLSVTSSILLPCLCYLKTNKTAQKFGFELVIIVTILVAGSFIGVVGTFTSIKQIVSHL, encoded by the exons ATGCTTTTTCCTGTTAAAGTTGAATGGGCATCTACTCATCTTCACTCACTCCTCCCACAAACCAAGCAATTTATTCtaatagaagaaaataatGGATGTGCATACTTGTCAACATCAAAACAACAAACATCGACCTATTCCTCTTATATATATGCAACATTGTGGGTTCCTGAGTGGCACAAGATGGACATCTCGAAAGCTGAGAAATTAGAGAGCCAAAATGAGCTTCCACAGCCACAGCAACAAGGCAGAGGCACAAGCTTCCTTAGAACTTGTTTCAATGGGCTCAATGCCTTATCAG GCGTAGGAATACTGTCAATTCCATATGCACTTGCTCAAGGCGGATGGTTAAGCTTATTGCTTCTTGTCCTGGTAGCTGTTCTCTGTTGGTACACTGGACTACTTCTTCAACGCTGCATGGATTTGAATCCCCTCATCAAAACCTATCCGGATATTGGTGAGCATGCTTTTGGATACAAAGGGAGAGCTATTGTATCGCTGTTCATGTATCTTGAGCTGTACCTGGTTGCAGTTGAGTTTCTGATATTAGAAGGTGACAATCTAGACAAGCTGTTTCCAAACATGGGGTTCAAAGTTGCCGGTCTGAAAATTGGAGGAAGGCAAGCCTTTGTTCTACTGACTTCCCTCGTGGTTCTTCCAACTACATGGTTGAAGAGTTTGGGTATGCTTGCCTATGTTTCTGCAGGTGGGGTTTTGGCTTCTTTTATCCTTGTTGTTTGCATCTTTTGGGTTGGAGCAGTGGACGGAGTGGGGTTTCATGAAAGCAATGTACTTTTGAATTGGAGAGGAATGCCTATTGCTATAAGCATGTTTACCTTCTGTTATTGTGGGCATTCAGTTTTCCCCACATTATGCAGCTCAATGAGAGACAGAAGCCGGTTCTCTAAT GTTTTATTTGTCTGCTTCATCACAAGCACCATCAACTATGTATCAATGGCTGTTCTAGGCTACCTGATGTACGGAGAACATTTGAAGTCTCAAGTGACATTAAACCTCCCTATCAAAACGATCAGCACAAAAATAGCAATCTATACAACTGTAATCAATCCCCTCACAAAATATGCTATCATAACTGCTCCAATTACTACAGCCATTGAAGAAAAATCACTCTTCGGCAACAGCaggtctctaagcatcatcaTTAGAACAGCTCTTGTGATCAGCACTGTCATTGTTGCCTTAACCGTCCCATTTTTCGGCTACATTATGGCATTCATCGGATCGTTCTTGAGTGTCACCTCCTCGATATTACTGCCATGCCTGTGCTACCTTAAAACTAACAAAACTGCTCAAAAATTTGGGTTCGAGTTGGTAATAATTGTTACCATTTTGGTGGCCGGGTCTTTTATAGGTGTAGTGGGAACCTTCACTTCCATAAAGCAAATTGTTAGCCATCTATGA
- the LOC18610398 gene encoding probable apyrase 6, with the protein MRRSHARNRVESKSKSNNSTPKMDPVRLQIRPNTRSTALFSRNPRQTKPTPSFIAVSIATSLALVIFIYIFLFSTKYSKKYGIIIDGGSTGTRIHVFGYRVEGKAKNPVFDFKQGLESLRVNPGLSAYAEDPEGAADSLRELLEFGRRKVPRKLWGETEIRLMATAGLRLLDVEVQERILEECRKVLRVSGFKFHDDWASVITGSDEGVYAWVVANYALGTLGGNPLHTTGIIELGGASAQVTFIPSEPMPSEFSRSIKFGNFTYNLYSHSFLHFGQNVAHESLRESLITRDFSPAADSLPKEMYIDPCTPKGYLPESSKLSLVSMAEKSKYISELQARGNFSECRSAALMLLQKEKEKCSYDRCYLGSVFMPKLQGKFLATENFFYTSKFFRLRQRAFLSDLMIAGQHFCGEDWSKLKKKHQSLDEEDLLRYCFSSAYIVALLHDSLEIALDDERITFANQVENIPLDWALGAFILQSTTNSDVQQPDWITTIISKDSPTLLSIIAISAILIFIAWSISKWRKPQLKTVYDLEKGRYIVTRIGRS; encoded by the exons ATGCGACGATCGCATGCCCGAAATCGGGTTGAATCGAAATCCAAATCAAATAACAGTACACCTAAAATGGACCCAGTTAGGCTCCAAATCCGACCCAACACCCGATCCACCGCTCTGTTTTCCAGAAACCCTCGTCAAACCAAGCCAACCCCATCTTTCATCGCAGTATCAATCGCCACGTCTCTTGCTTTGGtgatttttatttacattttcctCTTCTCCACCAAATATTCCAAGAAGTACGGAATCATAATCGACGGCGGCAGCACGGGGACGAGGATTCACGTGTTTGGGTACAGAGTCGAAGGTAAAGCTAAAAACCCAGTTTTCGATTTTAAACAAGGGTTGGAGAGCTTGAGGGTGAACCCCGGATTGTCGGCGTATGCGGAGGACCCGGAAGGAGCTGCAGATTCGTTGAGAGAGCTTTTGGAGTTTGGGAGGAGGAAGGTTCCGAGAAAACTGTGGGGAGAGACTGAGATTAGGCTAATGGCGACTGCCGGTTTGAGATTGTTGGATGTTGAGGTGCAAGAGAGGATTTTGGAGGAGTGCAGGAAGGTGCTTAGGGTGTCTGGGTTTAAGTTTCACGACGACTGGGCTTCAGTTATCACAG GCTCTGATGAAGGGGTGTATGCTTGGGTTGTTGCAAACTATGCGCTTGGTACTCTTGGAGGTAATCCTCTGCATACAACTGGGATTATTGAACTTGGCGGGGCATCTGCTCAG GTAACCTTTATCCCTAGTGAGCCTATGCCTTCTGAGTTCTCACGCTCCATCAAGTTTGGGAATTTCACTTACAATCTCTACAGCCAcagctttcttcattttggCCAG AATGTTGCACATGAATCATTGAGGGAATCACTCATTACACGAGATTTCAGTCCAG CTGCTGACTCTCTTCCTAAGGAAATGTATATAGATCCTTGTACACCTAAAGGGTACTTGCCTGAGTCATCGAAGCTTTCGCTAGTTTCTATGGCtgaaaaaagtaaatatatttctGAACTTCAAGCTAGGGGTAACTTCTCGGAGTGCAGATCTGCTGCACTAATGCTGTtacagaaagaaaaag AGAAATGTTCCTATGATCGCTGTTATTTGGGGTCAGTTTTCATGCCTAAGCTTCAAGGGAAATTTTTGGCTAcagaaaattttttctataCGTCAAAG TTCTTTAGGTTGCGCCAAAGGGCCTTTCTTTCTGATCTAATGATAGCGGGGCAACATTTCTGTGGAGAGGATTGGTcaaaattgaagaagaaacacCAATCACTTGATGAGGAAGATCTGTTGCGCTATTGTTTTTCTTCAGCGTATATTGTGGCCTTGCTTCATGATAGCCTTGAAATTGCTTTGGATGACGAAAG GATCACCTTTGCTAACCAGGTGGAAAATATACCACTAGATTGGGCCTTGGGAGCTTTCATATTGCAGAGCACAACCAACTCGGATGTGCAGCAACCTGACTGGATAACTACCATTATCAGCAAAGATTCACCCACACTGCTTTCCATCATTGCAATTTCTGCAATATTGATATTCATAGCTTGGTCTATATCAAAATGGAGGAAGCCCCAGTTGAAGACAGTGTATGATCTAGAGAAAGGGCGATATATAGTTACTCGTATAGGTAGAAGTTGA
- the LOC18610402 gene encoding zinc-finger homeodomain protein 11, whose amino-acid sequence MELINTKTFPYAQAESSSETQPTNAKSKSLLLLRNCTSNIIYHQHHQEMVVSYKECLKNHAATLGGHALDGCGEFMPSPTATPTDPASLKCAACGCHRNFHRRDPYDGPAFIHHLPPPTNPSSSPSPTHSPGASPSPTHTPSSPVPYSYYSSAPHMLLALSTGYSGPLDEYHHHLNHSNPTVGRIENHNNSNPSGRKRSRTKFSREQKEKMHAFAERLGWRMPKSEERLIEGFCNEVGVDRGVLKVWMHNNKNTFSKKEILAVGNLNIGSNNNSGSNEGNGNGNAGVSFDSNSDIHNNECSIQLHVSTINGSSSAS is encoded by the coding sequence ATGGAGCTAATCAACACTAAAACCTTTCCGTACGCACAAGCTGAGTCCTCATCAGAGACACAACCCACCAACGCCAAGAGCAAGTCTTTATTGCTCCTCAGGAACTGCACCAGCAACATCATCTACCACCAACATCACCAGGAAATGGTGGTTTCCTACAAAGAGTGCCTCAAAAACCATGCAGCGACCTTGGGTGGACATGCCCTGGATGGCTGTGGGGAGTTCATGCCTAGCCCTACTGCTACCCCAACTGACCCTGCCTCCCTCAAGTGTGCTGCCTGTGGCTGCCACCGCAACTTCCACCGCCGTGACCCTTATGATGGTCCTGCTTTCATCCACCACCTGCCACCACCGACTAATCCTAGCTCAAGTCCAAGCCCAACCCATAGCCCGGGTGCGAGCCCCAGCCCAACCCATACCCCATCCTCACCAGTCCCATACTCTTACTACTCTTCTGCACCCCACATGCTGCTGGCCTTGAGCACAGGCTACTCAGGGCCGTTGGATGAGTACCACCATCACCTCAACCACTCAAATCCAACGGTGGGAAGGATAGAGAACCACAACAACAGCAACCCAAGTGGGAGGAAGAGGTCAAGAACAAAGTTTAGCAGGgaacagaaagaaaagatgcaTGCCTTTGCTGAGAGGCTTGGTTGGAGGATGCCAAAGAGTGAGGAAAGATTGATAGAGGGGTTTTGCAATGAAGTTGGGGTTGATAGAGGAGTTCTCAAGGTTTGGATGcacaacaacaaaaacacttttagcaagaaagagatattaGCAGTTGGTAATCTCAATATTGGCAGCAACAACAATAGTGGCAGCAATGAAGGTAATGGAAATGGCAATGCTGGAGTTAGCTTTGATTCCAATAGCGACATCCACAACAATGAGTGTAGTATTCAGCTTCATGTTTCTACTATTAATGGGTCTTCATCTGCATCTTAA